The following nucleotide sequence is from Paroedura picta isolate Pp20150507F chromosome 1, Ppicta_v3.0, whole genome shotgun sequence.
TTTCTGTTATGGGCTCTCCTTCTGTGTCCTCTGGGGCTTCCTCTTGCTCTCCCACTTGGGTGTCGCCTTGGTCCAGTGATTCTGGTGGCAAAGCGGGAGGAAGGAGATAACAGAACAGTTCGGTGCATCAAATTTAGGGCAGGTTGAATCTACAACCTGCGGTTTCTTTTTTaacacagcagcctttttcaaccttttgaccatggaggaagccctaatattttttttcaggcttcagggaacgCCAAAAGGGGTGACATGCCCTTTTAGAGAAGCGGATATAGAACAATACAggtgcactgggaaaccaatatggcaataaaatatccaaattggacttatatagaatcgtctctcttcagtaattctgttattctagtttcacacaagtcccgacacgtttcgccttacagctttttcaagggatggtttttatatttaaggaccaacttcaacttattaaggaatctcttgatagagtataaggtcatacaatagctagaCTTACGTAGCTTGTGAAGCATCTGAAGCGCAACAAACTGGGTCTGGCCACTTAAGGATGATCCACATCCCACAGCATTTACTCACCAGGTGCACACACATGCCCACTTCCACACCACAACAATGTAGCACACGGTTAGCAGGTCTCtttgaattatttcttttcacaactgggaaagtgtctgccattaattactaacatagacagttttatttctccaatatttttgtgaactacaactgaactcaaaaggactgatgagTTGTTTTAGCCAAGAATTATCATATGACTTAAtatggatattatgacacagtttactaatttgtcacAATTTACTTTGCCTTGTATCTCTAAACTTTGCATTATAtctcatttagtctgaggaagagtgcttgcactcgaaagctcacgccttgaataaatctttgttggtcttaaaggtgctgctggactcaatttttgttgagaACAACATGACTTTTCTCCTTTGATCAAATTAACCTGGAGAAACacttatttttatgtttatttttttgtcTTGAGTATGTCTGCGTGGTGCAACCTGTATGTTACCGAAAAAGCTCTCGGGGTCAGTGCACACTGTGAAGATCATCACTTAAAGGGTGGAAAGTGTGTTTTTACATCAGCCTGGGGGGGCTAAAGGGGTCAAGAAGAACCAAGGCTGGAAAAACATGATAGCACACCCATGTCACCTATCAGCCAGCCGGagctgtgggggtgggaagaacaGCCAAACACTTTTTCACATGTGAGCTGTCAAAAGTCAGGAGCTGGATTTCCTCCAAATGGTTCAGCTATTTGGCTAACTTCTTCTATCTGCAATGATGCAGCCACCAAGCTGCAGATTTGTGGTAATATACTGACCTGATAAACCTTCTGCTTTCGCCCTGGATGGGAAAACGCAGTCCCCAAGCAAAACCAGCACCTGCATGTAAGAAAAAAAACGTCACACAAGGGCTGTTACCCATCTTGGGCGCTACTTTTTAAGTTGTTGTGGCTCTGTTATTCCCACAGGCACCCCAGTTACCAGATGATGCTGTTTCTTGGAGCGTACTTGTAATTTAAGTGTTGGTTCAATGGCCCGTCACTTAATTTAGCTACTCAGAAAACTCTACATAAAAATGGCCAATTATACTGCGCTTGCTCTCCTTTTGCTACAAGAAACTTCCATTTGGATTCCCAGTAGCCCTGTCAACTTGGGGAGCCTTCGCAAAGAGtgtaaagcttttaaaaagttatccCTACATTTAATTGCCTGACTTGTATTTCTGCGAACACGCACTGAAATTCAACACTTAGTTTTACTCCTGGGGTAACAAGCTGATTCAGTGGCAAAGCAGGCAGCTTCTCTAGCACAAATTAATGGCCAGTTTCAATGGTACCTATTATCCTAAGAACGAGCTCTTGCAGTTCCCCCGCCTAGTGAGCATTTCTTGATAATGGCATTACTAGTGTCACAAAAGGAACAACTTTTAATTTAAACATTCCACACGGCCATTTTAATTTCCACAGAATTAGCTGTTAACAGGTACAGAGTTGTcgacaatctgttccacttaatatttctggtaagggcttggaggaggagctggtctcatggcttaagcacaagacccactcaggatggctgtccagcccctgagtgcctcctcctccaaccggcttgcctgtctgtccagcagccagccaattgccttccgtcccccacacctgaccacctcctcctccttccacttccctccaaggctgcagatccctgccgtgtgagagctgcccctggcggtgagttccctgcccgggggcctTCAGTCCCTGGGTCTCCCTGGGAGGGCACCTCACCCCTAAACTGAGCCACGCGGCCACAGCATGctgccctaacagctgcctgcagcctttccagggcctggggagagggaaaggccgtccacagagttcttccaccccaacccccaatctagcacccgttgtattcctgaatgcaatggcttggcccctagtattgcAATAAACTTCAGATAATCTGTTACACAAGAACAATCAGGAGCATAGTCATAGCTGCTACTTTCTGCTGCTAAGTATTATTACGGATCCAATTAATTATTAAATCTAAGCAAGAACAACCAGAAGAAATAAGCCAACAGAGGCCAGTTGTAAGAGCGCCTTgtttaagaagagttgtttttatgccccgcttttcacaacccaaaggagtctcaaagcagcttaatgatgttcccttcctctccccacaacagataccctgtgatgtaggcggggctgagagagctctgagaacagtgactggtccaaagtcacccagctggccccaTGTAGAgtagtggggaagcaaacctggctctccagattaaaagccactgctcttaaccactacaccccactggtAAGATGAAAACCAAAATCATCTATGAGGActggagaaaggcagctaatggTGCAGTCCTAAACTTTTTGAGCCCACTGATTTCGAAAAATTGTGTTTGAGACtgcagcagcagagcaaagtttcaATCCAGTGAATCTGTTTCAGACTGTACTGCAAGCCGATTAAGTAGCCCCTTTAAGTCTTGGTTATCCAGCATTttatggaggaggagttggtttttattataGCCTgctttccctatccaaaggagtcccaaagcagcttacaaactacttttccttcctctcctcccaacagacaccctgtaaagtaggtggggctgagagaccttgtgagagaactgctctgcaagaacaaccttaagagaacccaaggtcacctagctggctgcatgtgggtgaattgggaatcaaacccagttctccaaacagTCAGGGTCCGTTCTGGCATCTGTACCCTCTCCTACGGTTTTTACTGTGTGTACTTTTATATTCATTGAGGGGGGTGGGAAATAATGACTAATGAACTCTGCTTAATGAATAGGAGTGACAGTAGCGAATCCTACCTGTACCCTCTATGCACCCTTCCCCTCTAGAAgaagatgatttgggggggggggggcggtaggtCCTGGCGGAGTTTGTTCGACACAgcatcttggttttatggggttgCTTGCATCGTATTGTTGTTTTGAATCGGTTTTAAGGGgttgtattgggggttttatccgaatattgtaacccgcctcgagcctttggggagaggcgtgcaataaataaaataacaacaacaacaacaactcagcaACGGTAAGTAAGGAGTTGTGATCTCTTGAATTGGCTGTGAGTTGTTATGTTGATTAGCTAGGAGCAACATTAACTGTTAACTGGCCAAAGGCATCATGGATAAACAAGATGCAAAGAAAGCCACACTCTGTGCTATAAAATTCCTATGTACAAAGCAACTTTCGCAGGCTAGCAGCTCGCCAACAATGATAAACATGTTGTTTCCCTGATGCTTGTTCTAGAACTTCTGTTTTCGTGCACTAAGAGGGCACAATTACTTCGAGACAAGATTAATGCTGAAGGTTTACATGGTaactcaggggaaaaaaaaaactattttctcaagcttgggaggagggaaagagcatTCGTTTTTAAAGGGTTGTTACAAAACAAGATGTATTCTTACCAAACCGAGGACAAGACCAATCAATAAAGTGGCCAGGATGAAGATTGCATAAGACCCCCATTCATGGATTCCAAGTGTGCCTGTTAAGTAGCTGTGGATTTGCTGCAAATGAGACAAACAAAATAACTTGAATTCAAGCATCCTTCTCACCTACCACGTAACACGATGTTCACACAGCTCAGAAGATGGTTTTTGGACATGGATGCCATTAAACCAAAGGGCATACAAATGCTGTCTTGTAAGTGGTCTGAAGCATGTGACGTGGCCCTTAAAATGGTTCAAAATATTTAGTGCAAACTTCTTACACCATATCTTACTAATTAAGCTTATAATACACACAGATTACTGGATACCTCATTCCTAATTAAGCAGGTGCTTAAATTTCATTTGTTAAAGCAATAAATGTATGTGAGCAAATCATGTTGATGGCCTGGGGGGTAAAAAAAAGAACACATGAAATTCTTATTCATGTTGCGTAGATTAAAAACAAAAGCGGTTTTACAGAAGAACAACCAATTCCTAAAACTAAAAGCCAATTTATCATTAGCTGTTATCTGAGCATATCCGGGTTAGGCCTGTTTTACCATTTGCTGCAATACTGAATGGAAGggtttttccacattctcattttaaaggtaaaggtaaaggtatcccctgtgcaagcaccgagtcatgtctgacccttggggtgacgccctctagcgttttcatggcagactcaatatggggtggtttgccagtgccttccccagtcattaccgtttaccccccagcaagctgggtactcattttagcgacctcggaaggatggaaggctgagtcgaccttgagccggctgctgggattgaactcccaaccttatgggcaaagctttcagacgactgccttaccctctgcgccacaagaggctcatgacattctcattttactcattgatttaaatctgcagggaggtaTGCCAAACATACAGAGATGTAATAGAAAATGTaatagagggagcaaaacaggtgcaaaacagacacacaaacacaccctccccccaaatgagAAATTACTCACCCTGATCCATCCAGATAAATAGAAGAGTCCAGCCATGCCGTGCATCCTGGTAAAGAGAAACAATTAGTTGACACCCATCAGAATGGCTAGGTAAGCAAAGAGTTTTTGCACATGCTGTGACAAATGCGACATTTCATATGCTTACACGTTTTACTTTTGTGCATAAAAAGTGATCCACAACCTCATATATTAGGACAAAACAACGGcttccagatttatttattatttacatttatagacctCCCCTATTGAGCCTGTTGCCCTGGAGGGGATAATAATAGCACATACACGTGAAACCACCTATACAATTCAatccatatattttttttaaaaaatttaaatttttttaaaattttttttaaattttttttaaatttataaattttttttaaaaatttaaaaccataaGGCTAAACTCTAAGTAACTAACAGCCAATTATCTTAAAAGTTTCCCCTTCTGGttaagaaaaagaggggggagcTACAAGCAGAGGCAGAAAACAGGGGAGacccttggtgtagtagttaggagtgcggacttctaatatggcgagccagaTTTTATTCcaagctcctccacatgcagccagctgggtgaccttggtcttgccacagcactgataaatctcttctgaccgagcagtaatatcggggctctctcagcctcacctccctcacagggtgtctgttgtggggagaggaaaggggaggagaatgtaaaccactttgagactcctttgggtagagaaacgtgacatataagaaccaattcttcttcttctattccataCTAGCCACACTGTTTGAGGATTTATACTTGCCGATGGAAGTTACTTACAATATAACTGTCTTCTAACTCTCAGAGAAAAGTGTGCCACAACTCGGTATATTAGTTCAAAGGAAGAGGCACAGCATGTGCATTTTGACACAACCGGTTATGGCAGCATTAACAGACACACTACTGTCCTAAGGAACTTACCAATTTTTACTCCAGGTATCATTGTCTAATTCTGGGCTTACACTGACCAGAAACACTTGCATATCCCATTAACCTacagcttccctccccaaaacagcaGCCGTACTATAAAACCAGGAGAACCCAGCTACAGCAGGTCCTCGGGGTCAAACTACTACACATCCCCACACCAGAGTCACCAATAATGTAGAATGGATAAATTCACAACACGGCACAATAAAGGCACGAGCAAATCAACCTTAGAAGTTGTGATAGAAGAAGGCTGCTGTTTCCCATTGAGTGGTGGAATCCTTAGGTGCAACTTATAGCTAAAGCTCAGGGCAAGGCGTCATGTACTTGCATTATAGATGATGGGGACTTCCACCCTGGCACAGGTTCAACAGCTTCCCACTTTCTCTCCAGGATGTAGACTTCCAGGTCCTCCAGCGTTCTCGATCCACGGTATCTGCGAAAAACGCCATCCTTTGCACTGAAAATAAAGGAGTACAGGAAGCAGCATCCTATCAGTCAGACAGGAAGCCGTCAATGTTTTCTAAGTGTCATTTTAGAAGGTTTGCAGAGGGGGGGAAATTCTCTAGCAATCACACCCACCCCTTGCCTTTCTGCCTCTTATTCTCAGAGCTGTTCCGCTACACTTGTATGGGAGTACAGAGACACCAAGATGGAGCACTGTACAACTGAACAAAACGAGCCTCTAGgccagggattctcagccaggggtCTGTGGGGGTTCTGaaaggggtccatgggagctctggtgTGGTATAGGGGTatggtctgggctgtcttctcaagctgggtgaccctagctcgccacggcactgataaagctgttctgaccgagcagtgatatcagggctctctcagcctcacctccctcacagggtgtctgttgtggggagaggaaagggaagccactttgagcctccttcgggtagagaaaagtggcatataagaaccaactcttcttctacaactcCTACTGTTATTTCCAGCATACATGAGGCTGAGCCGCCATAGCAGTAATaaaagtggggagagggagcaaaaggagggctaagggtgcaggtagtgttgtcacttccgggggtgtgaTGGGGGAGAGAGTGTGgtctgttgacatcacttccagggctccttgaagcctgaaaaattatttcaggggctcctccatgatcaaaacgttgaaaaaggctgctataggCCATCATATTATTCTACTTCCTCTGCTGCTTATGTAGTAGGCAACAGCCTACTTTAGTAACTGCAGCTGAAACCCATACTGGTTTTAAATGGGGATGAACTTTTCTTTCTACCTCACAATGCATTTTGAAATCAGGATTACAGAAGCTGCTGCTAAGCTTCCCTGAACTCGGTATATAACCACAAAATTACCTGTCCTTGCAGCAGTCAAGGAGACCGATCAACTACATTGGACCCGCTCTACATAGACGGCCACCCCTTTGAAATTCAAGGGGCAGGTTGCTACCCCTTCAAATGAGGAATGGTGGGATGCTAATTCAACTCAGTACAGTCTCACCCATGTACAAAAAAATGTGCCTGCGGTTCTCTCTCCCAGTGGATGCAAAAATTACATTTCTACTGAACTTGAAAGACCTTGATCAAAAGCTGAGAAATGGTTCAACATGTCAAACTACACCTTTTGATAGACAGGCATAAGATAGCTCTATTGATATAGCAAAAATGAATGTTTTCAGGTAGATAAAATAAGATACTTACTGGAAAATAGTCGGAAGTGTAGTGACAAAGAAACGGCCACTTACACCTAGAAAATAAGAGAATTTCAATTAAGTAcctgaagttctggaggcctcacttcaaaaaggatgtggataaaattaaGAGGGTGATCCAGTTCCAGGGGAcctgtaaggaaaggctgagggacttgggaatgttcagcctagagaaaatctaatataataaaatacttCTGACAAcacgctgaaggttccgaagcctcaagtgtttcatttccataacaacctttgtgggagactttttcttctgcacaacaaccctgtccaccctccaaagcagccctttctgcttgaggagctgatctttatagtctggagatgaactgtaatcccaggagatctcctggacccacgtggaggttggctacccctgggatggaaatattccttgaggtttggaggcggagCTTCAAAATGGCACAATGCCTCAGTGTCcacccatcctccattttaaagcgcttctctgggaatcccaaaaagaggattcaccaacctaaaaagtgctagtgaCCAGAGAGAAACCAGCAGGtaaccagcagaaggaaagtatggaggctcaaatccactgaagtcttctgcagcatccagccctctctcccaccctcttccttgttcccagggatggggattttttttttaatggctaactccctggagcaactaataggcagACACACATATAGGCGATAACAGaatcaaaaaaaatatttcattcaacaaagcgtgcctctcaatagccccccccccaaaaaatcaggaacaatattaatttactcatttatcaaaggactcatccACTTTGGTGCCTATGGAAGTCAAtagcaccatagactataatgggaatgttggcattcctgcctttcccggggcctggggtgggtggaggttagaggtacagcctccaaactttcagggtatcttcaagaggctcttccctgactcccctccaaatttcaaaatgattggtccaaggggcccatatctaggggctcccgaagagaGTGCCCCCATTCCTCCATTACAGCCAATGGAGATGACTCTGTCTCCACAGTTGTCAGGTTCCAGACACACTATTACATATTGCTTTGGAGTGtccagccttcccccctcccaaagaccTCTAATTCAGTCCCATTTGATGGATTTAAACTCCAAATACAATTCTAAGCCCCTTATCATTAAatcaatgctttcagaaaaggatcctatTAAGCTTGCCAGGGTAGCTGATGCTCTTGGGAACTTGCTCCAAATAAATAACCACTGTTTGTTAACACAGAAACGTAGCCTTCCTTACTCCATTCTTggtatttgttttctttgttttgttgttttgcattatgtatgtatgtatgtatgtatgtatgtatgtatgtatgtatgtatatatgtatgtatgtatgtatgtatgtatgtatgtatgtatgtatgtatgtatgtatgtgatttatatcctgccactcccatataatggctcgtggcaggtcacaaaatcctcattaaaaacccattaaaccccccattaaaaggacaataAAGGTGTCTGAGTCTGAACTAGTGACAGGACCAGAGCACCCCTCTAGCAATCTGGCAGGGGCCTAGATCACCATCTGAATACAGGATCCACAGGAGCAGAATTCAACTATGTCAAATCctcttttataattttttaataattttatctcttatatatatatatttttaattttaagaaaacGGACAAATATAAAAGGGGTCCAGAAAGAAAAGGGGTTCTACACAAATAATATTTCCCCAAAATTAGTATACcctgcagagtgtgtgtgtgtatatatatatacgtaATTTCTCCCCAACGTCCTCTTCATCACAATCTTTTCAATAGTCCTTAACCATGTGAATTTTGACAGGTGGTTGCTGATCAAGGACAGCCAACTGCAAGGCACTAACATGGAGAAATTCATGAATAACATGGATGAAGACAGCGGACGTTTCACTGCCAGGGACACACACTCATCACAGCTGTTGTTTTTGCTGCTATCCctggcagcagagggaaggtggtCCTGTCTAGCCCgatcagaagcaaagcagggtcagccttggttagtacgcgcatgggagaccaccgagaaagacagcagaagaaggcaacagcaaaccctctttgcttctcacttgccttgaaagctctttgctggggttgccaaaatATGGCCTTTCACaggaacagaaacagaaacaaatcTGCCAGGAATGAACATCGCCCTTGAACAACAGCACTTGGATAGGCCGTTTTGGAACCCTTCCGCACTTCCGTACAGAAAGGTCTACTGCCCTCAGAATGCTCCAAGCAGCCAAGTACGGTTTATATGAGCCGTCCCAAATACTGCGCGTGAGTATTGCCTGCAGAGCTccatctcctggctgctggatCATTCATTCAGCAGGAACTTATCATCATTGTCCAATGATGtgcagtgtttttgtttttaaatgagagAAATCTCCAGGGAGAATGTAAGCCAGActtcctcaaccaggatttcgtgaagacctgttttgtttttcttttgtattgtttttttgatggccctggaagggtttcttaaatgggtgggagttcatcatttttttaattaattttttaaaatttgttaaacgtttatcggatAATAAgaccatatatttatttattttattcattatatttctatatatatatggtcatgtcaacccacccaccccctctcctaaaatggccaatgatgggcctggggggtggtgaaagaaggagccccaggtgggtgtgcacacagctatggtttccaaccatattctgcatgatcgtgccatttctggggtttctcaaagcctgaagaatgtttcatgggattctcaatggtaacaaagttgagaacaGATGACATGAGCAGAAGACTGCAGAAAAGGGAAACCAGCCCTGGAATGATTGTGCTACAAAACTCAAAATATGACCCCCACAAACTATGTCAGGTTCTTCACTGTCACCCTCGGTAAACTGTTGCGAAACCAAGTGATTTGATCTTTCTTTCAAATGCATTCATATTTTGTATTAGTTCCAGCTAGATGTTCCGAACTATAAATTCCTTATCACCATTTGTCTAGCCTTAATGGGCCGTCCTCCAGAATGGCCTCAGATAACTTCTGGCCACGGCCAAAAGCAGCGTACTCTTGGCTGGAAGTTAACAATGAGGCTATTCAGGCCAAGAGATGGATAAGATTTCTACATCTCCATTTAGAGCCAATTTCTCATGCCCACTGTATCCATCCATGCTGTCTCTCGGCTCACGCAACCTGACAATGGAACTAACTCACACGCCACTTGCCAGGCACGATAACAGCCGTTTAATACGTCTTTGCCAAACTGGCCCACCTGCACGATGTAGAAGTAGCCTCCAAAATTTGACAATTAGTTTATTTATTAGGGGTTTTTTTAGTCCCCACTTAATCAGAGGATCTTGTGGCTACTTATAACTTTAAAACTGATAAGGTAAAaataacaaatacaaataaatagcaAATATAAAATCTTAACATTAAtgtaatatgtatatatttatacccAATATACTCATTGGGTGGGCGAAGTACACTGCCTGCAGGAGTGGTATCTGAAGGGTTGAATAAGTCAGAGGAAAGCTAGGCTAGAGTTCGTCTTACCAAAACCATCTCAGTATCCACCATTTGGAAAAGGAAGATTTggggcattattttttttttaataattatcattagatttttattccatcatTCTCCAAGGACTCGTGGTAGGTTACCATACATAAAAACCAGTAAAACCtcataaagagagccagtttggtgtagtggttaggagtgcggacttctaatctggcatgctgggttcgattctgcgctctcccacatgcaaccagctgggtgaccttgggcttgccactgataaaaactgttctgaccgggcagtgatatcagggctctctcagcctcacccacctcacagggtgtctgttgtggggagaggaatgggaaggcaactgaatgggaaggccgctttgagcctccttcgggtaggggaaagtggcatataagaaccaactcttcttctaaaaccctACTAAGGATAAAATCCCCCCAAACAAGACAAGACTAACAAGGTTGGCAGCATAAATCCCTCCCCTAACCCCATAGCAGATCACCCTAGGGGTGGGGTACACACATATTAACGCATAGCCTGAACGTGAGGAAGGGCTCCATCTTACagatcctgtggaactgtgataggtcTGAAAGGGCCCTcaaactcttctgggagctcattcaggagcaggactgaaaagaccctggcctgggtcgagggacctccaacagattagcacctgcagggTGAAGGGCCCTGCAAGGAGCATAAGAAgacaagcagtcccacagataatgCTGACCAACTCTTGATCCAAACTATCAGTGATTGGTTCTACTCTGAGGATGAGAGAGCCGCAAATGAATTTATTAAGTTCTCTCCCACAGCAGCATTAAAAGGATTGCTTTCTTGGTCCCCAGGCAAAGAGGAGGGtctttatatttcaatttctataccactccctCTTGAATGAGTCATCTTGAATGAGTCAACTACATTTATACATCAGCAATATTCTATAAAATCGTTTAAATACAAAcattctaggtcaggggtagtcaaactgcggccccccagagtacatggactacaattcccatgagcccatatttatttatttatttatttatttatttatttatttatttatttatttatttatttatttatttatttatttatttatttatttatttatttatttatttatttatttaagatttcaatgctgcccatttctttgcagctctgggcggtttacacagaacattataacataCATCGAAAGGCTGCAgttttgactatccctgttctaggtTAACATTGAATTAAAAATTTTAAGAACCTCAGCTGTCATCTTCCATGTGGGACTCCGTCAGTCCCTgaagggatgggggggagagCAAGGGGAGGCCCATGCAAGTTGTTGcttgtgctggcctcaaccgtagacttggcagaagagctccgtcttgcaggccctgccagttctgacagggccctgatcatcCTGACCTATTAACTCATTCCAACACCATGAAGGCCTCATGGTGTGAAGTGCTGGCTGGTCCTCCCTTCAGGTGCTTATCTTCAGCTGCAAGACTGGAGAGACATGGAATTTCCCACTTAAAAAGAGGAGACTGACTTGTGTTCATAAAAATCCACGTtgggaaaattccctttgaattGAAGAAGTCTTTCCGTCAGACAAATAACGATGGGACAGCTGGGCAGTCAAGTGTTAATAACACTCTCCAAGCTGGGCAAGAGCAACCAAGGAGTTCAACTGATTTCAACCCAGAAGACCTAATCTGGTTGCCAAACGAAGTTCTCAGATACTGCTCAGCATGGAATTTAGGCATTCTAAAAAGAAACATATCCATTAAATTGGTGGACGTTCCGACGAACTTTACAAGTTGGGAATACTAAATGTGGGAAACCTCTCCCACCATCTTGCATTGCTTCCTCCAGAAGTGTTTGGCCAGCTGTTGCAGCCCAATAGCCTCGGATAAATCACTTCAGCTAGTTTTGCTTTAGAACCCACTGATTCGTCTTTTTTGACAGCCCACTATATCCATAAAACTGCTCCAACCCAACATTTTACAGTAGAAATTCCAAACTCCCATTCACTCATAATTTCTAAAGTACTGTTTTGCCATACCTGGTTCCTGAGTGACATCCACCTTGCCCACCGAGATTTCAAGGCCTT
It contains:
- the TMX4 gene encoding thioredoxin-related transmembrane protein 4 encodes the protein MAAAAPFASPAGRKKLVSPCCGRRGRAAAAWPPLFWGAAVASVLLGTVSAVLEPEEVAGESRVWALSGSNWSLLLQGQWMVKFYAPWCPACQQMESAWEAFARDRKGLEISVGKVDVTQEPGVSGRFFVTTLPTIFHAKDGVFRRYRGSRTLEDLEVYILERKWEAVEPVPGWKSPSSIMMHGMAGLFYLSGWIRQIHSYLTGTLGIHEWGSYAIFILATLLIGLVLGLVLVLLGDCVFPSRAKAEGLSESLDQGDTQVGEQEEAPEDTEGEPITEKGLSDDENEDEGEDESQDENSSDDSAVEESSMMEEDLEPQIADQSSIRQRKTQEAAGEL